GATGAGGTCAGCGACCCCGCGAGAACGACGACGCGCTGTGCGAGCCGGAGCCACCGGCGCTGCGGCCGGGCCCCGTGGACGTACGACGCTGGCCACCCTGGCCACCGGAGGACTGGCCCTGGCTGGACTGACCGCCGCTGCGGGAGCCGCCGGAAGACTGGCCGCCGCTGCGCTGACCACCCTGGCCACCACCGGACGACTGGCCGCCGGAGCGAGCCTGACCGCCGGAGCGACCCTGGCCGCCGGAGCGAGCCTGGCCGCCGCCGGAGCCGCCACCGCTGCGTGAGCGGTTGCGACCGCCACCACCACCGGAGCGCCCGCCACCGTTGCCGCCACCGTTCGAGGCCGGAGCCTCGACGACGAGTCCACCGGGGACCTCGGTGCGCTCACCGGGAGCGAGTGACTTGAGGATCGGGTGGAAGGCATCGCCGACGATCGTGGTGGTCGGCTTGATGCCGGCAGCCCGGGCCAGCGCGCGGACATCGCGCACCTGGTCGTCGGTCATCAGGGTGACGACAGTGCCCTCGGCACCGGCGCGGGCGGTGCGGCCCGAGCGGTGCAGGTAGGCCTTGTGCTCGGACGGCGGGTCCGCGTGGACGACCAGCGCGACATCGTCGACGTGGATGCCGCGGGCAGCGACATCGGTCGCGACCAGGGTGGTGGCCTTGCCGGAGTGGAAGGCCTCCATGTTCCGGGTGCGCGCGTTCTGCGACAGGTTGCCGTGCAGGTCGACCGTCGGGACGCCGTTGGCGTTGAGCTGACGGGCGAGCGCCTTGGCGCCGTGCTTGGTCCGCGTGAAGATGACCGTGCGACCCGGGGCCCGGGTCAGGTCGATCAGGATCGGCAGACGCGACTCACGGCGTACGTGCAGGACGTGGTGGTCCATCTTGGCGACCGGCGACTGCGCCGAGTCGGCCTCGTGGGTGACCGGGTTGTTGAGGAACTTCTTGACCAGCTGGTCGACCGCGTTGTCGAGCGTCGCGGAGAAGAGCAGGCGCTGCGACTTCGGCGGGGTGGCCTGCAGCAGCCGGCGCACAGCCGGGAGGAAGCCGAGGTCGGCCATGTGGTCGGCCTCGTCGAGGATGGTGATCTCGATGTCCTTCAGGGAGCAGTGACCCTGCTGGATCAGGTCCTCGAGGCGACCCGGGCAGGCCAGGATCACGTCGACGCCGCGGCGCAGACCGTTGACCTGGGGGCCCTGGCCGACGCCACCGAAGATGGTCTGCGTGGTCAGGCCGAACTCAGCCGCGAGGGGCTTGAGCGAGGCCTCGATCTGACCGACGAGCTCACGCGTCGGGGCCAGGATCAGCGCCCGCGGAGCGCCGGGACGCGGCTTGCGGTTGGACGCAGCGAGGCGACCGACCATCGGCAGGAGGAAGGCGAAGGTCTTGCCGGAGCCGGTGCGGCCGCGGCCGAGCACGTCGCGACCCGCAAACGAGTCAGGCAGCGTGGCCTTCTGGATCGGGGTGGGAACCGTGATGCCCTGGGCAGCAAGGATCGTGACCAGCGACGTGGGTACGCCGAGGTCATCAAATGACGCAGTGATGTCAGTAGACAAGGGGTTGAAGCCGTTCGTTCGGTGTCTCACCGAAACGTGCCCGCCGCAGCGGGTTCGTGCCTCGCAGGTGCGAGGGGCGGCCCAATGAACGGGGCCGGCAGCTCGCGGCAAGACTGGCCGAGCTGACTTATGTCAACTCTAACGGTTGCAACGATCAACCACCGCATCCGCGGACGTGAGTTCGGACACCTGTCCAGGCCCACGCCCGCGGCACGCAGCTCAGATCAGTTGCCGCCGTCGAGGTCCGGCTGGGCCGGAGCGACCGCAGCGCGCTTGCCGCTGAAGCCCGGACCGTCGCCGACGAAGCCCTTGATCAGGGCCTCGATGTCGACGCCGGTGGTGTTCTTGAGCATCTCCATCGTCTGGAGCATGTTGTTCATGACCTGGCGCGGGAGCTCCGCGGTGCCGTCGGTCGAGATCACGGTCAGCTTGTCGATCGCCGCGAGCGGGCCCGCGATCTCTCCGGCCATCTTCGGCAGGGTCTCGATGAGCATCTGCAGGACCGCAGCCTCGTTGTACTGACCGAAGGCCTCGGCCTTCTTGTTCATCGCCTCGGCCTCAGCCTCACCGGTGGCCAGGATGGCGGCCGCCTGTGCCTCACCCTCGGCGCGCGTCGCGTCGGCCTCGGCAACACGGCGGGCCTTCTCGGCCTCACCGCGGCGGGCACCCTCGATCGCCTCCGCGTCAGCGAGCGCGGACCGCTTCGACTTCTCACCCTCACCGCTGAGGCGCGACTGCTCTGCCTCGGCCTCGGCAACGGCGATCGCCGACGCCTTGCGGGCCTCCGCGTCGAAGATCGCGGCCTGGCGGCGGGCCTGCGCCTCGGTCTCGACGCGGTAGCGCTCGGCGTCGGCCGGCTTGCGGACCTCGGTGTCGAGCTGGCGCTCCTTCAGCGCCGCCTGACGCACGGCGACCTTCTCCTGCTCGGCGAGGATCGCCTGGTCCCGGTCGGCCTGGGCCAGCGGTCCGGCAGCGGCAGCCTGGGCCTTCGCGGCGTCGGTCTCGGCCAGGATCTCGGCGGTCTTCAGCGCGAGCGCACGGTTCGCGATCGCGATCTCCTGCTCGGCGGCCAGCCGCGCCTGCTCCGCGGCCTGACGCGCGTTGGCCTCCGCGATGGCGGCGACCTGCCCGACCTTGGCGGCCTCGGGACGACCGAGGTCCGAGAGGTAGCTGCCGTCGTCGGTGATGTCCTGGATCTGGAAGGTGTCGAGCACCAGGCCCTGGCCGCTGAGCGAGGACTCGGCCTCATCGGCGACGCGCTGGGCGAAGGCGGCACGGTCGCGGATGATCTGCTCGACGGTCAGCGAGCCGACGATCGAGCGCAGCGAGCCGGCGAGCGTCTCCTGCGTGAACGTCTCGATCTCGCCCTGCTGACTGAGGAAGCGCTGCGCAGCCGCACGGATCGAGTCCTCGTTGCCGCCGACCTTCACGATCGCTACGCCGTCGAGGTTGAGCTTGACGCCCTGCCCGGAGACCGCGCCACGGATCTGGATCATGATCCGGCGCGAGGACAGGTCGAGGATGTGCAGCTTCTGCACGAACGGGACGACGAAGACGCCGCCACCCATGACCACCTTCTGGCCGGACAGGTCGGTGGAGACCTCGCCGGTGGCGGAGCGCACGGCCTTGCCCTTGCGCCCGGTGACGATGAAGGCCTCGTTGGGTCCGGCCACCTTGTAGCGGGTCGTGATGAGTGCACCGAGAAGTCCGACGAGGACGACGATGCCGACGATGGCGATGGGGAGGATCGGGATCTGGTCGAGCATCAGGTCTCCAAGGAGTTCGGGGAACGCAGAGGGTCAGCAGCGGGTCAGCAGCGGGTCAGCTGCGGGCGACGTGAACCGCGGTCGGGCTCAGGACCGCGGTGATCGTGACGGAGGTGCCGGTCGCGAGCGGCTCCGCGGCACGGGCGTTGAGCCGGGTGATGTGGCCGGAGACGACCATCGTCACCTCGCCATAGCCATCGGCCGGGATCGCCGAGACCACCGTGGCCGCACGACCGGCCAGCTCACCGGTGCGCACGTTCGACTCGTCGCCGCCCTGCTTGAGGCGCAGCGAGACCCAGCCGGCAGCGAAGCCGAGGATGCCTCCCGCCGCGATGCCGACGAGTGCCGAGGTGGTGAGGTTGTCGGTGCTGTCGTAGACAGCGGCGCCGACGAAGCCGAAGGCACCCAGGAACGCCGAGATGGCGGCGCCGGAGAACAGGTCGCCACCGAAGTCGAGGAGGCCGTCGAACAGGTCACCGACGACGAGACTGAAGACCAGCAGAGCGATGCCGACGCAGCCGACGATCAGGAACAGCAACACCCGACAACCCCCCAAGATTCGGTTTCACCGAGATCCTAGGGCCGATCCCCTCCGGGCGGAGCGGAATTTCCGGCTCAGCGCTGGCGCGGGCCGTAGGACGGCTGGGACTTGTTGAACGCCGCGTTGCGCGCCGCGGTGGTGTTGCGGGCGAAGAGCAGCCACAGCTGCTCGGCCCGCTCGCGCGCGAAGGTACGCCGCGCGGACTGGGTCGGCGCGGCGTTGAAGAGGCGCTTGGCGGCAGCCAGGGCATCGGGCGAACGGCCCTTGAGCTCCTCGGCGAAGGCGAACGCGGCCGCGAGCGGGTCGCTGTCGAGCTCGGTGACCAGGCCGAGGTCCTTGGCCTCCTTGCCGCTGACCATCTCCGCGGTCATCGTGAGCTTCTTGGCGGTGTCGACACCGACCAGCTCGGAGAGCGCACGCACTCCGGACATGTCGGGGATCAGGCCCCACTTGCCCTCGAGCACGGACCAGGTCGAGTCGGGCGTGGCGATGCGGAAGTCCGCAGCGAGGGCGATCTGGAGGCCACCACCGAGGCAGTTGCCGTGAACGGCCGCGATCACCGGGACCGGGATGCGGCGGAAGGCCCACGGGGCCTCCTGGAACGTGTTGGTGCCGCGCAGCGGGTTGGGCACGAACGCCTTGACGACACCCGCCGGCGTCTTGAGCACCTTGGCGAAGTCGAGGCCGGCGCAGAACGACTCGCCCTGGCCGCTGATCACCACAGCGCGCAGCTTCTTGTCCTTGCGCAACTGCCGCGCGGTCTTCTTGAGATCATCGAGGAGGTCGAGCGTCAGCGCGTTCATCTTCTCGGGACGCGCGAGCTGGACGTGGGCGATGCCGTCGACGGTGGTGCAGGAGACGTAGGACATGACACCAACGTTACTCGTCAGTAGCCCTGCAGGCGAGAGCGATACCGGTCACACGGGTAGCGTGCCGGACATGCGCGACATCAGCAGCAACGTCCGGCTCTCCGTGACCGAACCGGCCGATCTGGTCTTCTCGGTCGCGGTCGCGTTCACCAACACCATCGAGTCGGAGACACTCACGGTCACCCTCGACGGCAGCCCCCTCGACGCCTCGGCGATCGTGGAGCTCACCGATGCGCACGGCACCCGGCTGCACCGCGTGACCGCGCCGACCGGCGTACTCGAGGTGGCCTACTCCGCGACGGTCAGCGGCAGCACGCCGCTCGACGCCGAGTCGATGGACCACGTCGAGTACCTGCGCCCGAGCCGCTACTGCGACTCCGACCGGCTGGCCAACGTCGCCTGGTCCCACCTGGGTCCGAAGCAGGGATGGGACCTCGTCGAAGGTGCGCGGCGCTGGGCACTGGAGAACATCGTCTACGCGCCCGGCAGCACTGACCCCGTCGACGGGGCGCTCGAGACCTACCTGAGCCGCGAGGGTGTCTGCCGCGACAGCAGCCACCTGATCATCGCCTTCCTGCGGGCCCGCGGGATCCCGGCGCGGCTCGTGTCGGCCTATGCGCCGGGGCTCCTGCCGATGGACTTCCACGCGGTCGTCGAGGTGCTGATGGACGGCGCGTGGTTCGTCATTGACGGCACCGGCCTCGCCTCGCGCCCTGCACTGGTCCGGATCGCCACCGGTCGCGACGCCGCCGACACGGCATTCCTCACGATCGTCAGCGGGCGGGCCGACCTGCTCACCATGGAGGTCAGCGCGATCACCCGCGAGCCGCTTCCCTACGACGACGGGCGCCAGCAGGTCCGCATCGGCTGACTCCTGCCGGAGCCGGCACTCAGAGGAGCGCGTCGACCCGGTTCACGTCGACGGCGACCTTCAGCGACGAGTTCTTGGACTCGCTGAAGACCACGCCCTTGAGCGGCGAGACGTCGCGGAAGTCACGCCCCCACGCGGTCACGACGTAGCGACTGTCGCAGAGGTGGTCGTTGGTCGGGTCGAGGTCGACCCAGGCCCCGCCCGGCACCTGCACGGAGAGCCAGGCGTGCGAGGCGTCGGAGCCCTCGAGCTTCTTCTGACCCGGAGGGGGCTGGGTCTCGAGGTAGCCCGAGACATAACGCGCGGGCAGGCCGAGCGAGCGCAGGCAGCCGAGCGCCAGGTGGGCGAAGTCCTGGCAGACGCCGGCCCGGATCTCGAGCAGCTCGGGCAGCGTCGTGCGGACGGTGGTGGCGCCCGAGCGGTACTCGAAGTCGCGGAAGATGCCCCGCGTGATCGCGACGAGTGCGTCACCGAGCGGCATCTGGGGACCGATCACCGAGCGGCAGTACTCGACGACGGTCGGGTCGGGCTGCACCAGCGGCGAGGGCAGGAGATACGTCGCCCGTTCGACCGGATCGCCCTCCTCGGCCAGCGCACCGACGGCTCCACCGACGGTCCAGCGGTTCAAGGCGTCGAGGTCGACCTGTGCCCAGGAGACGTCGAGGACACTCGTCTTCTCGACGACGAGCTCCGTGTGGGACGTGCGCACCTCGACGTAGAAGCTCCGGTTGCCGAAGTGGTCGACGTGCTCGCTGATCTGGTGCGGCTCGGGCGAGACGTGCACCTGGTTGACCACGACGCGTTGCGTGGGCGTCTCGCGGGGCGCGAGGAAGCCGCGCTCGTAGCAGGACTCGACCGGACCGTCGTAGGTGTACGTCGTGCGGTGCCGCACCTCGTAGCGGCGCGGCGTGAAGTCCTCGGGTCGCTGGCTCACATTCCACCCCAGTTGAACGGCATCGTGTGCTGCGCGGCCTTGCGGCGGAAGCGGCGGCGGGACAGCTCGTCGGAGACGCTGTGCAGGGTTGAGCGGACCCCGATCAGGACGTCGGCGAGCGCGGAACGATCGCCGGCGCAGACGTCGACGAGGTCGACGCGGGCCAGCTCGGCGGCGAGTGCCTCGGCCTTGGCGACGAGCACCTCGTCACCGATCAGGCGCAGGTCCTCGACCAGCCGGTCGACGCAGAAGGAGACCGAGCGCGGGTTGCCCTTGTCGAGCAGGAGCAGCGACACGGCCGAGTGCACCGGCCAGACCGGGCCCTCTCCGGCGACCGTGCGCCGGCGGTGGGTGATGATGCTCTCCCCCACCTCGAGGACGGCCTCGGTGACCTGACCATCGATGATCGGCGGACGCTCCTGGGCGAGGGTGGTGAGCAGCAGGGCGACGGTGAACTGGGCGCGCTCCAGGCGCAGGCCGCCGTCCAGGAAGCCCCAGGACTCGTCGCGGACCATGCTCTCGGAGATCACACCTGCCACCGCGAGCAGCGACTCGAGCATGTCGTAGATCTGCGGCTGCAGCTGCTGGTCCTCGGACGGGATGTGGCCGATCGTGCGCTCCAGGCGACTCAGCACGTGCCAGATGTCGTAGGAGAGCTGGTCGCGCACCCGCTGCGACGACTCGTTGAGCCGCTCGGCCGCCCATGCGACCGTGCCGGGCTGGCTGGCGTCGGCGACCATGCGGCGTACGTGCTGACGCGGGGGCTGGCCGGCCTCGGGCAGGACCATCGTGATCGCGGCGGCAGCGTCGACCATGGCGCGCATGGCGGCCTCGCCGGGGGTGCCGGGCCGGGTGGAGTGGTCCTCGACGAGGTCGTCGGCGACGCGCAGGAGCCGGGCGGCGCACTCGGCCCGCTCGGTGTAGCGGCCGATCCAGAACAGGTTGTCGGCCACACGCGGAGCCACGATCGCCGGCGGCCGCACGGGCACGAGCGACGGCTGCGCGCGACCGGCCCACTCGGCCCAGCCGGCTTCCTCGGTCTCGCCCGCGAGGACCCAGACGTCCTTGGCGACAGCGCCTGCACTGCTCGAGACGTGGATCGAGCTCATCTCGGTGTTGACCCGCGCGAGGCCACCCGGCATCACGTGCCGCTCGCCGTCACGGGTCACCCAGAACGACCGCAGGACGAGGCGGCCGGGCTGGAGCCCGGTGGGGGTGACCACGGGGGTGGTCGAGAGCGCGATCGGCTCCTGGCCGACCCACGCCCAGGGCTCCGCCTCGATCCGCCGCCGCAACGTGGCGAGCTCCTCCGCGCTCAGCTCAGGGCCATACATCGCCGGGTCGGCCACCCCGCGCGACAGCGGACGCAGCACGAGCTTGTCGAGCCGGTCCAGGACGTGGCGGCGGGCATCGGGATCTCCGCACCACCATGACGGCGCCGACTGCAGGAGCAGCTCCTCGCCGAGCAGGGCCTTCGAGGCAGCGGACAGGAACGGGGCCAGGCCGGGGTTCTCCAGCACCTGCGCGCCGAGCGGGTTGGCCACGGTGACGAAGCCGCGGCGGGTCGCCTCGACCAGGCCGGGCAGGCCGAGCTGGGAGTCGGAACGCAGGTCGAGCGGGTCGCAGTACTCCGGGTCGACACGGCGCAGCACGACGTCGACCGGCTCCAGCCGGCCTGCCGCACGCAGCCACACCTTGCCGTCGCGCAGGGTCAGGTCGTCGGCCTCGGCGAGCGGGAAGCCGAGCAGGCTGGCCAGGAAGCTCTGGTCGTAGGCGGTCTCGCTCATCGCACCCGGCGAGAGGAGAACGACGCGGGGCACCTCGGCACTCGCGGGGGCGACGTCGCGAACGGCGGCGCTCATCGTGTGGAAGAAGCCACGCAGCCGCTCGAGCTCGGTGCTGCGGTGCAGCCCGGCGAGCACGCGGGTGGTGATCCGGCGGTTGGCCATCGAGTAGCCGGCACCGGACGGAGCGGACGTGCGGTCAGCCAGCACGCGCCAGTTGCCCTCGACGTCGCGACCGAGGTCGTGCGCACCGAGCACGAGCCCGCCACGGCTCTTGATGCCGTCGACCTGGCGCAGGAAGCCGGGGTGACCGATGACCACCTCGGCCGGGATCACGCCGCGGCGCAGCAGCTGCCGGTCGCCGTAGAAGTCCTCGTGCAGCGCATCCAGCAGTGCGGCGCGCTGCTGGATCCCGCGCTCGAGCTGGGTCCACTCGGCGTGGCCGAGCACGACCGGGAGCGGGTCCATCCGCCAGCTGCGGTCACGTCGCGAGGCGCCGTCCCACACGCCGTAGCGGATGCCGTCGTCGTTGACGAGGCGGCGGGTCTCGGCGCGCGCGGCGAGCAGCCCGGGCAGCGCCATCGACTCGATCGCCTCGGCCAGGAACGCCTGCTCGGGGCGGACCGAGTCGGCGTCGGCGAAGAGTTCGTCGACGCCATGGAGCGCCCCCCGGTCCGCGAGGCGTTCGCGGTAGCCGGCGAGTGGGCCGAAGCCGCGATCAAGCGATTCGGCTCCGAGGGGCGAGAGGGTCACCCGGGCACCCTACGACGAATGACCGGGGCTGAAACGCCGAAGGTCCAGCGTGGTGGGGTACTCCACTCCGCTCGAGCCGTCGACGGCGAGCACCGTGTCGACGTCCATCGGACCGGCGGTGTGACCACCTGCGTGGAAGCGGCTGGCCCGCCGCGCCTCCGCCGACATGGCGTTGACCGGGTGGTCCTCGTAGGCCCGGCCACCGGGGTGGACGACGTGGTAGGTGAAGCCGCCGAGGCTGCGCTTGTTCCACGTGTCGACCAGGTCGACCACGATCGGACCGTGCACACCGATGGTCGGGTGCAGCGCGGAGTACGGCGCCCAGGCGCGGTAGCGGACACCGGCCACGAACTCGCCCGGAGTGCCGGTGGCCGTCAGCGGCATCGGGACGCCGTTGCAGGTCAGCACGTGGCGTCCCTCGACCAGGCCGCTCGCGCTGACCTGGAGGCGCTCGACGCTCGAGTCGACATAGCGGGCGGTGCCGCCGAGAGCCATCTCCTCGCCGAGGACGTGCCACGGCTCGATGGCCTGACGGGCCTCCAGGTGGACGCCGGCGACATCGACCTCACCGAGCCGCGGGAAGCGGAACTCGAGGAACGCGTCGAACCAGCTCTTGTCGAACTTCGGAGAGTCGGGGTCGTGAGCGGCGAGCCAGGTGTTGAGCTCGTCCACGACCTCGTGCAGGTCAGCGGTGGCGAACTCCGGCAGCAGGAAGCGGTCGTGAAGGCGCGTCCCCCAGCGGACCAGCGGTGCCTTGTAGGGCTCGTTCCAGAACCGGGCGACCAGCGCCCGGACCAGCAACGCCTGGACCAGCGCCATCCGCGGATGCGGTGGCATCTCGAAGCCGCGGAGCTCGAGCAGGCCGAGTCGTCCGCGGCTGCCGTCGGGGCTGTAGAGCTTGTCGATGCAGAACTCCGACCGGTGCGTGTTGCCGGTCAGGTCGGTCAGCAGGTGGCGAAGCAGGCGGTCGACGATCCACGCCGGCGCGACACCATCGGGGGCTTCGCGCTGTGCCCGGTCGAGCTCGGCGAACGCGATCTCCAGCTCGTAGAGGGTCTCGTTGCGGCCCTCGTCGACACGGGGCGCCTGGCTCGTCGGACCGATGAACCGGCCGGCGAAGACGTAGGAGAGGGCCGGGTGGTGCTGCCAGTAGGTGAGCAGGCTGCGCAGCAGGTCGGGGCGGCGCAGCAGCGGGCTGTCGGCCGCGGTCGGGCCGCCGAGCGTGAAGTGGTTGCCGCCTCCGGTGCCCGTGTGGGTGCCGTCGACGTCGAACTTCTCGGTCGCCAGGCGGGTCAGCTTCGCGTCCTGGTTGAGCGACTCCGTGAGCTCGCGCAGCTCGGGCCAGGTCGACGTCGGCTGGATGTTGACCTCGATGACTCCGGGGTCAGGTGTCACGCTCATCGAGATCGTGCGGGGGTCGCCGGGGAGCGGGTAGCCCTCGATCACCACCGGCATGCCGACCTGGGCGGCGCTCGCCTCGATCGCCGCGACCAGCTGGAGCGCACGGTCGAGGTCGGTCAGGGGCGGCAGGAACGCGAACAGGTGTCCGTCGCGCAGCTCGACCACGACCGCGTGGCGCGGCGCGTCCGCGATCGGGTGCACCTCGGCGGGCTGCGCCGCGCCGGTGGCCGCGTCGTACGCCGTGAGGGGCGGACGGTCAGCGAACGGCGAGACCTCCGGGAGGTCCGGCGGCGGGTTCCAGGCGAGCGAGTCGAGCGGGAGGCGGAGGCCCGCGGGCGAGTCGCCCATCGTCAGGTAGAGCCGACCACGGCGCAGCTTCCAGGCGGCGGTGCCCCAGCCCTCGCCGTCCGGGTTCTCGAAGACGGGGACGACCCAGGCCTTCTCCGTGGCGAGCGCCTTCTCGTCGATGGAGTCGACCGGCGGAGCATCGGGGTCCTCGGGGTCACCGAACGGCTGCCTCGCGTCGTTCCAGCGCGCCCCGTAGGGATCGTCGTACGCCGCGCGGACGTGATCGGCGGGCACGCCGAGGCGAGCGGCCAGCGCGAGGGAGATGTCGCGGACCTGGCCCCTGGTCGGGTGGGTCTTCTCGCCCCAGGGGTGGTCGAGCAGCGCGGGATCGGACCAGATCGGCTGGCCGTCGGCGCGCCAGGTGATCTGTGCCTGCCAGCGCGGCAGCGGCTCACCCGGGTACCACTTGCCCTGCCCGTGGTGGACGACACCGAGCGGCGCCCAGCGCTCCTTGAGGCGCTGGGTGAGCTGGCGCGCCAGGTCGCGCTTCTCGGGGCCGTCGGCGGCGGTGTTCCACTGCGGGCTGGCCTGGTCGGCGACCGAGACGTAGGTGGGCTCGCCACCCATGGTCAGCCGCACGTCGCCGGTCTCGAGGAGCCCGTCGACGTACAGGCCGAGCTGCTCGACGGCCGCCCACTGGTCCTCGTCGTAGGGCAGCGTGACGCGCGGGTCCTCGTGGATCCGGGTGACGGTGTTGTGGAACGCGAAGCTGACGTTCGTCGGCGCGGTCGCGCCCGTGATCGGGGCGGAGCCCGACGGGTGCGGCGTCGCGGAGAGCGGGATGTGGCCCTCGCCCGCGAACAGGCCGCTGGTCGGGTCGAGCCCGATCCAGCCGGCACCCGGGATGTAGACCTCGGTCCAGGCGTGCAGGTCGGTGAAGTCCTCGGTCGGGCCGGACGGGCCGTCGATCGACTTCTCGTCGGAGGTCAGCTGGACCAGGTAGCCCGAGACGAAGCGGGCCGCGAGGCCGAGCTGACGAAGGACACTCACCAGCAGCCAGGCGGAGTCACGGCAGGAACCCAGCGCCATCGACAGCGTGTGGTCGGGTGACTGGACACCCGGCTCCATGCGCACGGAGTAGGCAACGTCGCCCTGCACCGCCTGGTTGACCTGCACCAGGAAGTCGACGATGCGGGTGCCCTGGCGCTGGGCCAGGCCCTGCTTCTCCAGCCACTCCTGCACGATCGGGCCGGGACCGACGCCGTCGAAGATCTCGTCGACCGGGCGCAGGTAGGGCTCCAGGTCGGCGAGCAGCTCCGGCGGGTAGCTGAAGCCGAACGTCTCGGCGTACTCCTCGACGAAGAAGTCGAAGGGGTTGTGCACCGTCAGGTCCGCGACGAGGTCGACCCGGATGTCGAGCTCCTTGACCGGGTCCGGGAAGACCAGGCGCGCCAGGAAGTTGCCGAAAGCGTCCTGCTGCCAGTTGATGAAGTGGTTGCGCGGGGTGATCGTCAGTGAGTACGACTCGATCGGCGTTCGCGCGTGCGGCGCAGGTCGCAGCCGCACGGTGTGCGGGAAGACCTGCACCGGCTCGTCGAAGGTGTAGGTCGTTCGGTGCTCAAGCGCCACTCGGATCGTCACGCGTGACACCGTACGGCGAACACGTTGCGCGCGCGTTTCGCGAGTCCGTCAGGCGGCGGCCTGGTCGAGCTCGGCCTGGATCGCCTTGCGGACCTTCCGGCCACCGGTCGACATCTTGTAGAGCTGCGCGACCCGCTTGGGAGCGTTCTTCGGCGTGGTCGAGGCGAGCCAGCCGTTGGGCAGCGAGAGCCGGATGACCTTGTGCCACGCGCTGCCGAGCTGGCGCGGGAACGAGCCGGTGACGTAGGGCAGGTCGTACTTCTCGAAGACGGCACGCACCTGGGGAGCGACCTC
This genomic interval from Nocardioides cavernaquae contains the following:
- a CDS encoding DUF2126 domain-containing protein; amino-acid sequence: MTIRVALEHRTTYTFDEPVQVFPHTVRLRPAPHARTPIESYSLTITPRNHFINWQQDAFGNFLARLVFPDPVKELDIRVDLVADLTVHNPFDFFVEEYAETFGFSYPPELLADLEPYLRPVDEIFDGVGPGPIVQEWLEKQGLAQRQGTRIVDFLVQVNQAVQGDVAYSVRMEPGVQSPDHTLSMALGSCRDSAWLLVSVLRQLGLAARFVSGYLVQLTSDEKSIDGPSGPTEDFTDLHAWTEVYIPGAGWIGLDPTSGLFAGEGHIPLSATPHPSGSAPITGATAPTNVSFAFHNTVTRIHEDPRVTLPYDEDQWAAVEQLGLYVDGLLETGDVRLTMGGEPTYVSVADQASPQWNTAADGPEKRDLARQLTQRLKERWAPLGVVHHGQGKWYPGEPLPRWQAQITWRADGQPIWSDPALLDHPWGEKTHPTRGQVRDISLALAARLGVPADHVRAAYDDPYGARWNDARQPFGDPEDPDAPPVDSIDEKALATEKAWVVPVFENPDGEGWGTAAWKLRRGRLYLTMGDSPAGLRLPLDSLAWNPPPDLPEVSPFADRPPLTAYDAATGAAQPAEVHPIADAPRHAVVVELRDGHLFAFLPPLTDLDRALQLVAAIEASAAQVGMPVVIEGYPLPGDPRTISMSVTPDPGVIEVNIQPTSTWPELRELTESLNQDAKLTRLATEKFDVDGTHTGTGGGNHFTLGGPTAADSPLLRRPDLLRSLLTYWQHHPALSYVFAGRFIGPTSQAPRVDEGRNETLYELEIAFAELDRAQREAPDGVAPAWIVDRLLRHLLTDLTGNTHRSEFCIDKLYSPDGSRGRLGLLELRGFEMPPHPRMALVQALLVRALVARFWNEPYKAPLVRWGTRLHDRFLLPEFATADLHEVVDELNTWLAAHDPDSPKFDKSWFDAFLEFRFPRLGEVDVAGVHLEARQAIEPWHVLGEEMALGGTARYVDSSVERLQVSASGLVEGRHVLTCNGVPMPLTATGTPGEFVAGVRYRAWAPYSALHPTIGVHGPIVVDLVDTWNKRSLGGFTYHVVHPGGRAYEDHPVNAMSAEARRASRFHAGGHTAGPMDVDTVLAVDGSSGVEYPTTLDLRRFSPGHSS